Proteins co-encoded in one Ponticoccus alexandrii genomic window:
- a CDS encoding L,D-transpeptidase family protein: MTVFRIRTALRTTVAALAFGLAGATAGLAQDDGISVKITAYAQAVAETIGEDEGIAAFYRARGFDPIWTGSSDADRARRLALIEAFALADDHGLPRGRYDPDRLMERLAGVSGGRDRGLLEIELTRTFLQFAHDLQSGVLEPGKASSLIKRKAPRRSSEELLTLLSTQPPESVFRMLVPSSPEYTRLMQAKLRLEHRLQHGGWGPVVPTASLRPGESGNTVVALRNRLVAMGYLQPSLSATYDGRIEAAVREFQVDHGLEPDGVAGNTTMREINTAPEERLRSIMVAMERERWLNLPEGRGQRHILVNLVDYHAQIIDDDKLTFETKSVIGHQAADRQTPEFSDVMDHMVINPSWYVPRSIIVGEYLPLLRSNPYSVGHIEVVTASGQVVNRAQGFSQYSSRSFPFNMRQPPGPNNALGSVKFMFPNRYNIYLHDTPSQHLFSQPVRTYSHGCIRLDDPHDFAYALLAKQVDNPESYFHGILNTRRETRVNLEQPVPVHLIYRTAFTQAKGQVNYRPDVYNRDAAIWRALANEGVVLRAGQS, from the coding sequence ATGACAGTTTTCAGGATCAGGACGGCGCTGCGGACAACGGTCGCGGCCCTGGCTTTCGGCCTCGCCGGGGCAACGGCGGGATTGGCGCAGGATGACGGGATCTCGGTCAAGATCACCGCATATGCGCAGGCCGTGGCCGAGACCATCGGCGAGGATGAGGGCATTGCAGCCTTCTACCGCGCCCGCGGCTTCGACCCGATCTGGACCGGGTCTTCGGATGCGGACCGTGCGCGCAGGCTGGCCCTGATCGAGGCCTTCGCGCTGGCCGACGATCACGGTCTTCCGCGCGGGCGCTACGATCCCGACCGCCTGATGGAGCGCCTTGCCGGGGTCTCGGGCGGACGGGATCGCGGCCTGCTGGAAATCGAGCTGACCCGCACCTTCCTGCAATTCGCCCACGACCTGCAATCCGGCGTCCTTGAGCCGGGCAAGGCCTCGTCGCTGATTAAGCGCAAGGCGCCACGGCGGTCCTCGGAAGAGCTACTGACCCTCCTTTCCACCCAGCCTCCGGAATCCGTCTTTCGGATGCTCGTGCCTTCGAGCCCCGAGTACACGCGCCTGATGCAGGCCAAGCTGCGGCTGGAGCACCGGCTTCAGCATGGCGGTTGGGGGCCTGTCGTCCCGACGGCGAGCCTGCGTCCGGGCGAGTCCGGCAATACGGTGGTGGCGCTGCGCAACCGGCTTGTCGCGATGGGCTATCTTCAGCCCTCGCTGAGCGCCACCTACGATGGACGGATCGAGGCCGCGGTCCGCGAATTCCAGGTCGATCACGGGCTGGAGCCGGACGGCGTCGCCGGCAACACCACCATGCGCGAGATCAACACCGCTCCCGAAGAGCGGCTGCGGTCGATCATGGTCGCGATGGAGCGCGAGCGCTGGCTGAACCTGCCCGAGGGGCGGGGCCAGCGGCACATCCTCGTGAACCTCGTCGACTATCACGCGCAGATCATCGACGACGACAAGCTGACTTTCGAGACCAAGTCGGTGATCGGCCATCAGGCCGCCGACCGGCAGACGCCCGAGTTCTCGGACGTCATGGATCACATGGTCATCAACCCGTCGTGGTACGTGCCGCGCTCGATTATTGTCGGAGAATACCTGCCGTTGCTGCGCTCGAACCCCTATTCGGTCGGACATATCGAGGTGGTCACCGCCTCGGGGCAGGTGGTGAACCGTGCGCAAGGCTTCTCGCAGTATTCCTCGCGCAGCTTCCCGTTCAACATGCGCCAGCCGCCGGGACCGAACAACGCGCTTGGGTCGGTCAAGTTCATGTTCCCCAACCGCTACAACATCTACCTGCACGACACGCCCTCGCAGCATCTGTTCTCGCAGCCGGTGCGGACTTACAGCCATGGCTGCATCCGTCTCGACGATCCGCATGACTTCGCCTACGCGCTGCTCGCCAAGCAGGTCGACAACCCCGAGAGCTATTTCCACGGCATCCTGAACACCCGGCGCGAAACCCGGGTCAATCTGGAGCAGCCCGTGCCCGTGCACCTGATCTACCGCACCGCGTTCACGCAGGCGAAGGGGCAGGTGAACTACCGTCCCGACGTCTACAACCGGGACGCGGCGATCTGGCGCGCGCTGGCCAACGAGGGGGTGGTCCTGCGGGCCGGTCAAAGCTAA
- a CDS encoding YcbK family protein: MADINSGSISRRALLGAFAATTVTAAPTFANAAGFLRGAGDIRRIRMYSGRTGERIDMIYWIEGHYLADAIKEVNFFMRDWRTNDVKNIDARTIDLMCASHNLLDCSEPYMLISGYRSPRTNAMLRSKSSGVAKNSRHLRGEAADLRLSSRSVNQMARAAAACHAGGVGRYSGSNFVHMDCGPVRTWGS; the protein is encoded by the coding sequence ATGGCAGATATCAACTCAGGCAGCATTTCGCGGCGCGCGCTTCTCGGCGCATTTGCAGCGACAACAGTTACCGCAGCACCGACTTTCGCCAATGCCGCAGGCTTTCTGCGCGGCGCGGGCGATATCCGGCGGATCCGGATGTACTCCGGTCGCACGGGCGAACGGATCGACATGATCTACTGGATCGAGGGGCATTATCTTGCCGACGCGATCAAAGAGGTCAATTTCTTCATGCGCGACTGGCGGACCAACGACGTCAAGAACATAGACGCGCGAACGATCGACCTGATGTGCGCCTCGCACAACCTTCTGGACTGCTCCGAACCCTACATGCTCATCTCCGGCTACCGCAGCCCCCGCACCAACGCGATGCTTCGGTCGAAGTCGTCCGGTGTTGCTAAGAACTCGCGCCACCTGCGCGGCGAAGCCGCTGACCTTCGCCTTTCCTCGCGCTCCGTCAACCAGATGGCACGCGCGGCAGCAGCCTGTCACGCCGGCGGCGTCGGCCGTTACTCCGGCTCCAACTTCGTACATATGGACTGTGGCCCTGTCCGCACCTGGGGGTCCTGA
- a CDS encoding polysaccharide deacetylase family protein — MIELSRRTLLSGGLAACALSMPTFAAARPVIALPPDVAQRDAATVMAVRTSSPVVAMTFDDGPHPRLTPVLLDMLKARGLRATFYLIGNRCVTWPDIVRRIADEGHEIGNHSWSHPDLSRRSDEAAMDEIDRTTDTIFKITGRPPVTFRPPYGAFTRRQRMVLYKARNLPTILWSVDPQDWRRPGASVVSSRILNGSRPGAIILSHDIQSGTVKAMPATLDGLTQRGLKFGTVSQMMGWPLWQDRHFRRVNAQG, encoded by the coding sequence ATGATCGAACTTTCACGACGGACGCTGCTGTCCGGCGGCCTGGCGGCCTGCGCGCTGTCCATGCCCACATTCGCCGCTGCCCGCCCAGTCATCGCCCTGCCGCCGGACGTGGCACAACGCGACGCCGCAACCGTGATGGCGGTGCGCACCAGTTCTCCGGTCGTGGCGATGACCTTCGACGATGGGCCCCACCCCCGGCTGACGCCCGTCCTTCTGGATATGCTCAAGGCGCGCGGGCTGCGCGCGACCTTCTACCTGATCGGCAACCGCTGCGTGACATGGCCGGATATCGTCCGCCGGATCGCCGACGAGGGGCACGAGATCGGCAACCATTCGTGGTCGCACCCGGACCTGTCGCGCCGGTCGGACGAAGCCGCCATGGACGAGATCGATCGCACCACGGATACAATCTTCAAGATCACCGGCCGCCCGCCGGTAACCTTCCGCCCGCCCTACGGCGCCTTTACCCGCCGCCAGCGCATGGTGCTGTACAAGGCGCGCAATCTGCCAACGATCCTGTGGTCGGTCGATCCGCAGGACTGGCGCCGACCGGGTGCCAGCGTCGTGTCCAGCCGCATCCTCAACGGCTCTCGCCCCGGCGCCATCATCCTCAGCCACGACATCCAGAGCGGCACGGTCAAGGCAATGCCCGCCACGCTTGACGGGCTGACACAGCGCGGGCTGAAATTCGGCACCGTCAGCCAGATGATGGGCTGGCCGCTCTGGCAAGACCGCCATTTTCGCAGGGTCAACGCGCAAGGCTGA